GGCTCTGTAAGTTATAtcccatttcttttaaaatataacacctTTCGATAGGGATGTTCACTGTATGGAAACATCAATCTGTATACAGAATTGGCATGTGTCAAAGCAACGTGTCTTATGGTTTCAGAATAAACCTAGACCCCATCACAAGGTGTGAGCTCCTCCAAGCCAGTGTGGAGGGGGTGCCACCATACGTGTGTATTTACCTCTATCTCAAGGCACACTtatcctaaatatttaaaaacttttaaaggtactttaaaagaaatccaACTAAGTATCTTACctgttgaattattttttctttctgaattctgTGCGACTGTGGCTGGGTTATTAAACATATCAATCAAAGGGCTGGTTAACGCTCTGGCTGAAGGAGCCGAGGGGATCTTTGGTGAATATTTAGAAAGGGTGTCATAATCTCGCCCAACCTGTGAAAAATTCGTTATTAGTTTAACATTAGTGTGACACAGCAATGGCATTAGACAGATCCCCGGACTGTTTTGCATCACATgctttaaattccatttttcccccaaattttttGTAGGGCAATGCccctttttgaattatttcaAGAACACCAtgtccttttttccatttttgtcttttttttttttttaaagcagttactccccattttccccacccctTGAGAAGCACTCATCTCCTTCCTGTCTATATGGATTTTTAGGCTCCCTTTTAAGTGCTGCTTGGCTAAAGTCatctacatttaaaattatttttccacagAATTTTGAGTGCATTACTCCATTACTTTCTAACATCTTGTTTTCCAGTATCAGTGggattctcttttctttgtgagTAATCTATTTTTGCCCTCCCTGAAAGTTTtcagaatcctctctttatcgcTAGCATTCTGCCGTCTGTTGAGGTTCTGGTCTTTTCCATTCAGCCAGGATCACCCTGCCTGCTGTGTTAAAGGCCAGGCTACCGTGGTCATCTCTGCTGGACCTCGGTTAGAGCAGGGTGGGGGTAGAAGTGGTGGGAAACAACAGTGTGTACCCACGGGCTAGCCGTGGCCTAAGAGAGGGAGAGGGTCGATGTCCGGTGTCCGCGCTGCTGGAAGGATGGAGTCGCCATTTACTGGATGGGAAAGACTGAGGAGAAGCAGGGTTAGAGTGAGAGAGCCTCAGGTATGTGGTTTTGGACACGCTGAGCGGGAAGATCCCCACTAGACATGCGGGCGGTGAGGCCCCAGGCGGCAGCTGGACGTACCACCCACGTTTCAACCCAGCTAACATTgataacctctttttttttttttttaaatcctgtttttgcactgtattttggaagagttcttTGGCTTAATTTCCCAAGCTGATTCATTCTGCTAAGGAGCCCAGCtcttgttttggggtgtttttggaGGGGACGAGGGGGAAATGaaaaactttaattttagaaaaatttggaACAGGtacaaaagtagagaaaacagCACAATAAATCTCCATGTACCCAACACCTAGCTTCGACAATTACCAATCCACGGACATTCTCGTTTCCTGTATGCCCCATCCATCTTCCTCCAcaactggattattttgaagcggATCTCAGACATACCATTTTAACTAGAAAtaataatccttttaaatttccAAGACAGCTGACTCTTCTCTGTGGTTGTAATagtctttcatctcttttctcctctgcccTGTTGGCTCTGTTGCCCCCTTTACTCGCCATTCCAGTTTTTACTTTGGTGCGTCTTTTTATGACACTGGTTTCCCCCACCTGTTCAGTGACCGCTGGTTGTCTGTCCATCTTTGTACTGGGTGGCAGTCCCCATTCTTTTTACTGTACACGACAGTCTGTGTTTTCCCTGTGCTCCTGATCGCATGCGACGTGGGGAAGAGGCAAGACACACCCCCAGGAGTGGGCCCCACCCTTCGGTCCACACATGCTGTTTCAGTTCACAGACGAAAGCCCGGGCTGCCTGTGATTTAGCACAGGTGGGACAAGCGGAGGGACTAAGCAGCCTGGACAGTCTGAACCAGCTCCCCAGCCGATAACACTCAGGACACCCCAGCTTCTTCCCCGCTTCTTGGATCCACTGGCTCTGAACTGACGGCTCCATACTCTGCAGGAACCTTGCCCTGCACATCTTCCCTGGGGCTGACATGTCCTTCTATTTTCATTCTCCACACGCTGACCTTGCCTTTCTCGCTCTGGAGACTCCTTCAGTGTTTCTGGTCCATTGACAGCACCTGCTCTTTATTTTCCCATGCGGTTATGGATCTATTAGGCAGGTTGATGGCTGGTCATTAatatctttgctgtcatttcagaGGGCTTTATATGGACAGGGAGGGTGGACTGACACATGTGTTCAAACTACCTGCTGGATTTGAATCTCCTCACGTGTTTGTGAAAAAATAATAGAGCCCATATTCAAAGAACAGTGAACTACGATGCTTGAATTCATTACCTGGAATACTGGggtgattatttttttcctcaggtgCCTTATGTAGTGATGAATGGCACCAGAGTTTTGCTAATCTGTGTTCTAAGACACTTTACGCTTCCTTCAATGGGAATAAACTTATAAAGTTTGGAATCAttacaattaaaaacagaatcagtaaaaaaatctccaaaacaAAGATTACAGTGCTAACACAGTGTGAAACATTTTCACATCTAGTTTCAAATCTGAAGGTAAGGGGATAAAAGGAAAGGCAGGCCCTAGAAGTAGTACAGGAGAACCTGTGATTTCCACTAACAAAGAAGGCCTTGGTCTGTCGTGCAAATATGGCTGAAATCTTATTTAGCAAACACACAACCAAAATCTTGAGGAGACAACCATCTCTTACCATGCTTCTCCTCTCGATCATGGGTGAAGGCAGAGGCGTTCCAGACATTGGGGTGGAGATTGGGGTCTTAATTTCTTCGATCATATTCATGATTTTCTCTGGTACTTTGGTGGCATCACCACACGTTTCTTGCCACTTAGGCAGTTTGGAATTGATCAATTCTGCAGACtataaattcaaaagaaacaaaaccaaagagaaaCGTGTACTGTTGGAAGGACTGACACAAATTACAACTACTACTAATGTATTCCTGGCTTACCACTGGAAGTGTGGGAGCTATGAGTTCAATTCAGTGAGGAGCGTAAGCACCTACGGGGATCTGCTGTGTCTTATTTGCTGAGGATGTAGGCTCCTGTTCTACAGGAATTTACATCTCCCTCAGGGTGAATAGAGAGTTCAAGACTAATACAAGGATCGTACATGATTCAGAAGAAGTTCAAAAACTAAAAGGGAAGGCGGATCAATCCGTCTTAATCCCCATGTTTCCCCGCGGTCCCAGAACTGCCAATCCCCGCTGTCTTCCTCCCACAAGAAGCACCTTTGACCGAGCGACAGGACCAAGAGTGGactctgtttgtgtgtgtacgtTCGTGTGCACTAAACACTGTCCTAAGTACTTCATCCTTGTTAATTCACTGCATCTGCCCCACAATCCTAAAGTAGGTACCAttctcatccccatttcacagatgaggaaactgagaacttTGAGAGGCTAAGTAACTGGTTAACACAGCCTTCCGTGGTAGATCCAGGACCCTGAGGGTTTCAACTACTGGGACCTCAGGGAAACCGGACTGGCGTGTTAGAGGAGTGAATCAGACCTGCCCTGAGAAGTTCCTCTACGGGGACAGAGTGACTAGAAGCAGAGCGTGGTGGGTCTCCAGAGTTGGGGGCAGTGTTGAGGGGAAGCCCCGCCCACAGGCCGGCTGGGGCTCTGGGGCAGGCAGACCATGGGCTTTGCAGAAAAGCTGGATTGCAGAACAGAGACATGCAGAAGGACAGCGACGAGACCCCTTAGCCCCAGAGGCAGAGGCATCTGTCCTGGTTCCCACAGCCTGGCTCTTCCTTCAACTAGACTCCCAGACTCCCCGGAGCCTTTCCGAGAACCCCTTTTTCCAGGGCGGCAATCTAGTTGGAAAAGGGAAGCAGGGGATCTTTTTTGAAACTATTTTCATAACAACCACACTGTTTTTCATCTAGGCTCTGTGTCCATCAGAAGTGGGCTGGGGGAGTTGGTGTAAATCCTAAGCCCCGCCCCTCACACCACCCTGTCCCCTGCCTGTGACGCAGACACAGCGCGGACCAACTACTAAGCCTGCTTCATCCAGGACTGGGATCAGGGAAGGCACAAAAACGGTTTCAGAGACTTGAAGAGACTTCTGCTAGGGAAAGGAGGAGATCTGGCTTGCGTCACACTAAAAAACGTAATAGGGACTCAAGGTTAAGTGTAAGAAAGACTGTCAACAACTAGAGCTCTCTGGAAATAGGCCATGTTGCCTCACGACACAGCAAGGACCCCATTGCTGGGGGGGTGGTGTCACCACAGAGAGCTTCAAGGTTGCTTCTGTGCCCCTCCGGCCCACGACCCTGCCCCAATAGGACAGTGTCACCATGGAAACATTAGTACGTATGCACTGGTGACAAAAGCGATCATCTAATGcagcatatttttctttcctgtaacaACCTGAGACCTTAGGTATTTAGATTTGGTAGCTGAATATTCCTTAAAGTTGCAAAAACTTTATGGAATATGTAACCtgtgatatatgcatacatacaagTCCAAGTTTTCTTTCCCCCTGAAAAGAGGAAGTTGCACTATATTCAAGCTCTTACAAAGCTTCTCATATCACGGAGTGCTCTCTAAATTACTTTATTATGAATAACAATGAATATTTGACTTCAGTCAATGCTAGTTCTGGATGCTTACATAAGCCCAAtagaattcataatttaaaaaacaaaaaaaagagaggaaaggaaatttaACACACAGTTTGTAATGATTCCTGGAAATATAACCTCACAACTGCATGCGCTGAAGGAGAGGGATAAATCCAGTCACGCAGCTGATGCGACCTTGAACAGACACACAACCTGAGGAGGAGTGATAAAGGAGCCCCGACCAGCTGTCCTGAGGCTGTGAATGGGGTCTGTGGCCTGGGATAGAATTTCCAGCAACACCATCTACATGGACCTCCAAGGTGAGCATCTCAGGCCACCCAGGTGGGCTGGACCTGGGGCCTGCTGGGACTCACCCCGTGGTTCTGGGGAAGACGCTGATGTTGAAGATGCAtcagaaagagtctgagaaaagcTGACTCATgggtgagaaaaggaaaaaagtgccATTTCTCAGTTATTCAATaagtatgaatgtgttactaaATTAAACATTATAAACAAGCATTTGACCATTTCATCTACATTTCTAAAAGTTTACACATTCAAGTTGGTCAAAAATTATTTCcttggggaacttccctggtggtccagtgattaggaatccaccttccaatgcaggggacgtgggttcaatctctggtcagggaactaaaatcccacataccatggGACAACTAAACCCacgcgttctagagcccgcgcactgcgatgaaagatcccgcatgccacagctaagatatcccgtgtgccgcaactaagactcaatgcagccagataaataaataaataactattataaaaaatttatttccttggAATCTTCTCCCTGGCAAAATAAGCCTTTCGCTTTATATTTGGGCACGTATGGAAGGTGAAGCATTTCAAGGGcatttaaatatgaataaaattagtCCTCACAACGCAATTTGCCACCACACCCACCTGTAAGTGATACTGATGAATGTGATTTGCGAAGCTGCAGTGTTTGTCAACCAGGAAGCAGAAGCGCCTTTTCTCTTCAAGTAGAGCTTCTTTGCAACCATCTGCAATAAATTTCTGGATTTCATTCTGGCGAGAAGTGATGGTTTCTACATACTaggaaaataaatagcaattatACAAGTATGACATGAGGAATCAAATAGCTACACAGCCTGACACTTATCTTCTCCCATCTTTATGCTTGGTTTATTTTGATAATGGAGTAAGTGCTAAATGCAGATAAACATTAGACAAAACGACGTACTTGTAACCTGATCTGAGCAGATGGCAAATTCTCATTAAGATCCCTGACTCATGCTTGGAGAGAAGTTGCCAAAGGCCTTACATTCCACTGGGTAATTTGCACAAAATATTACTTTGTAATCCAGGGATATGATGATGTTTTACTGGAAAATCGTGGGACCAAAAAGTTCAGAACCAGAAAGTtcaagttcaaatcccagttccaaGTGCCAACCATGTGACTTAACCTAaccctcactttccccatctgtaaaatggagatagtaatgcTTATACTGGGGAGTCCCTGACCCTCCCTGAGTTGGGAGAAAATGCCAATGCTCTTGACTAATTATTAACTTAACTCCGGGCAACTCTGCGGCCTTCAGCTCCTACCAAGTCGAAAtgcttatttttaactttcaacAGCAGAACAGTGACGGATGAAGTATAGACTGACTGAGGTGAGCACGCTTCCCCGTTAACTGTACAAATCATCAAccccaaaataaagtaaaatggtgCTGAAAAGTTCACCTCCATCTCCTTGTGTTCATATTTGAGTGCATTTCGTCCTCCTTGACTTTTCCTTCTGATCTTCTTCAATTCAGCttgagatttctccaaagaatctaATTTATTCCTGTGTTCTGCTTGGTATCTTTTGAGAGTCGCCTGTAAGTTAAACGTTGCACTTATTTTTACTGCAGCACCAGGCAGTGTCAGGCGGTTACTCTTGCTGCGTTTCCACTGGGCGTGGTGGCAAAAGGCCCACGCTTCGCGCTGCCCTGCCTGGCTGCAGGTATCCCCACTTCACACCACCCCACTCCGCTCCTTCGACTTCAATGTCCTGTCCTAAAGTTCCCCGTTTATATGATGAGCCCCTGACCAGAAGGGCAGCTTCTCGGAGGAAAACAATGtcgtttctttcttttattccttttttctccaaGGTCTTTGGACACTGGGTGGCCTGTAAGTGCtttggtgaataaatgaacaatatCAACTCACACACTCCTGACTGTTTTATGACTTAACGATTTCAAGAAACAGAATGAACAAGAGCCATCACTTCCGGTGATTCTGAGGGCTGTGAAACAGTGTTCTGGAGCCTCACAGACCTGGGTTAGAATTCTGGCTTCATCCCTCATTTCCTGTGTGATCTCAgcaattacttaatttttctgaaatcCATGCTTACCCTCTAATCTGTACAGTGGGGATATAGTAAGAGTACCTATGTTACAGAGTTTCTGTGGGGATAAAAATCAGACAATGCACGTAAAGGGCTTGGTATTACATCCTCCGGGCCACAGAGCACGTGCACGCAGGGCAGCAGGACGACTTCAGGGTGACCCCCACCGCTTACTGCCATGCGGGGCTTGTGAAGAAGGGGAGCTTCGGGCGGCCAAGGAAGCAGCTACTGTGCAGCAGAAAGGCGAGGCGGAAGGAGCAAACTGCTGGAATCGACACTGCCGTAGGGCAACAGGGGAGAGACACCACGATGGGACCGGGGCCCCAGGGAGCTCCAGACGGCGTCCTGCCACACGGCTCACGTCCACAAGTGTCGGTTTGTGAAAGCAACAGCTGCACTAACACAGATGCAGGTGTCATCCACATATGCATGTTCTTTGAAAACAATGTTTTCCAGAAGTGTATGATTCCCTGCAGGATTTCCTGCTATGCTTTTTAGTAAAGATCCCAAGTGTTAGCACTTGGCCCACTCAGCCCAAAGGGACCTTGTCGGTGTTATGCGGCTGTGTACACACTCGACGGCCAGCTCCATCATACCTGCTGCTGCCGAGTCAGCAGTGGGGGAAGTTGTCCTCGAGCTCAGCCATCAGGCAAGTGCAGCCTTCGCGAGAGCTGGGCCCCCGGCCCCGGGCCACCTCCACCTACGGGAGGTGGAGCAGAACTAGGTACTCACGTTCATATATTTTACATCAAGCTCTGTCTTCTTCTCCAGCTCATGGATAATCTCCTTATGGAATTTTCTGAACTGTTAacacaaggaaatgaaaaattcagaccAGGTTTGAGActtgaagtgaaataaaatttaaaaataagtatatttggTAAATATAAAAACAGTTCACATACATTTTCATCAAGCCTCTCGTTGAGCTTCTTGTGGATACTCGAAATCTCTATGAGAACGTGGCCTGTGGACAAAACCAGGTACGTAAGGGCAAAAAGCCACTGCGTGGTTTTTGTAAAGATATGAAGGGAAGTAAAGTGGTGGATGAAGCCCAGTCCCTGGCTGCTCCCAGAGCAGGTGCGCACCAGCCCCGTGGCACTGGGAACACC
This genomic stretch from Globicephala melas chromosome 15, mGloMel1.2, whole genome shotgun sequence harbors:
- the BAIAP2L1 gene encoding BAR/IMD domain-containing adapter protein 2-like 1 isoform X4; translated protein: MEQFNPGLRNLINLGKNYEKAVNAMVLAGKAYYDGVAKIGEIASGSPVSTELGHVLIEISSIHKKLNERLDENFRKFHKEIIHELEKKTELDVKYMNATLKRYQAEHRNKLDSLEKSQAELKKIRRKSQGGRNALKYEHKEMEYVETITSRQNEIQKFIADGCKEALLEEKRRFCFLVDKHCSFANHIHQYHLQSAELINSKLPKWQETCGDATKVPEKIMNMIEEIKTPISTPMSGTPLPSPMIERRSMVGRDYDTLSKYSPKIPSAPSARALTSPLIDMFNNPATVAQNSERKNNSTGSSDDPSLQRSVSVATGLNRVKKQKVKTIFPHTAGANQTLLSFAQGDVITLLISEEKDGWLYGEHEDTKVRGWFPSSYTKLLEENEKETVSVPGPSSVSVRSVSTMNLSEKSSVVIPPPDYLECSSMGAAAEKKGAVFQNASTFKAPVSKPETTSPNDANGFAKPPFLSRENPFATVKLRPTVTNDRSAPVIR